In Limibacter armeniacum, a single window of DNA contains:
- a CDS encoding DUF4834 family protein: protein MSTKIVILLIILITIFLFSRFSGFIFRWIFKVAGEKIYKKAMEQQQRQAEILRRRQEGFKGDAVNKDGMTILIPDEAPVQTKPNYDSNDDGDGEYVDFEELK from the coding sequence ATGTCTACAAAAATCGTGATATTACTGATAATCCTTATAACTATTTTCCTGTTCTCTAGATTTTCAGGTTTTATTTTCCGCTGGATTTTTAAAGTAGCTGGCGAGAAGATTTACAAGAAAGCGATGGAGCAGCAACAAAGACAGGCTGAAATATTAAGAAGAAGGCAGGAAGGTTTTAAAGGGGATGCTGTAAACAAAGATGGGATGACTATCCTGATTCCAGATGAAGCACCTGTACAAACCAAACCTAACTACGATAGTAATGATGATGGTGATGGTGAGTATGTAGATTTTGAAGAGTTGAAATAG